The following is a genomic window from Laribacter hongkongensis DSM 14985.
ATGGCAGCACAGTTCCGCCGTGGCGAACTGGCTCCGGTCGGGCTGGAGGAATACGCCGGCATTGCCTGTGAGCTGATCCGCCATACGCCGCCGGCGGTGGTGTTCCACCGGGTGTCGGCCACCGCCAAACGCGACGTGCTGCTGGCACCGGACTGGTGTGCCGACCGCTGGCCCTCAATCCAGGCCATCACCGGACAACTGGCATGCTCCGGCCCCCAGGGCAGTGCACTGGGCCAGCCGTGGCAGCCGCCTCAGGCCGGTGACACGGCGGCCCGGATGCCTTCGGGTACAGGCACGGTCGTCCCGCTGGCGTAATCCACCCAGACCAGCACCACTTCGCCCACGGCGTAGACCGTGTCCGGGTCGCCCTCACGATAAAAGTGGTGCCGCAGGGTCAGGCTTTTTTCGCCCAGCCGCACCAGTTCCAGGGTAATCCCGATCCGGGCCGGATAGGTGAATTCGCGCCGGAAACTGCACCGGGTGTCAGCCAGCACCGGCCCGATGCCGTCCGGATTGATCGACAGGCCAAGGCTGTCGAGCCACTCGACCCGCACCTGTTCGAGATAACGGAAATAATTGACGTTGTTGAGATGGCCGAGCGCATCCATGTCGCTCCAGCGCATGTCGATGCAATAACGGGCAAACGGGGTCACGGCAGCGTTAGTCATGGTGGTATCCGGTAGCTCAGGCGGGTTTGCGGCCAGCGGCGGGCTGGCACCAGTTGTTGCCGGGATTCAGGCCGCCGTCGGGTGACTGGTAGCCGATGCAGCCCAGCACGCTGTCAAACAGTTCTTCGTGCCGGCCCACGGCACCG
Proteins encoded in this region:
- a CDS encoding acyl-CoA thioesterase; amino-acid sequence: MTNAAVTPFARYCIDMRWSDMDALGHLNNVNYFRYLEQVRVEWLDSLGLSINPDGIGPVLADTRCSFRREFTYPARIGITLELVRLGEKSLTLRHHFYREGDPDTVYAVGEVVLVWVDYASGTTVPVPEGIRAAVSPA